A window of the Vicingus serpentipes genome harbors these coding sequences:
- the era gene encoding GTPase Era, whose amino-acid sequence MMHKSGFVNIIGNPNVGKSTLMNALVGERLSIITSKAQTTRHRILGIVNDDDHQIVFSDTPGVLEPAYKMQESMMTFVKSALTDADVILFMVEVKENKFKDENILNSLKKTDTPIILLINKIDEVDQAFLESKVDFWKAEIPKAEIYPLSALHNFNIENIFARIKELLPEGEPFYDKDALTDKPEKFFVSEIIREKILLNYKKEVPYSCEVIIEEFKEKEDIIHIRANIIVARDSQKGILIGHQGKELKKVGTLARKDIETFFAKKVFLELYVKVNKDWRNDDNMLKRFGYNH is encoded by the coding sequence ATAATGCATAAATCTGGATTCGTTAATATTATAGGCAACCCAAATGTAGGTAAGTCCACGCTAATGAACGCTTTAGTGGGAGAAAGACTATCTATAATAACTTCAAAAGCACAAACTACTCGACACCGAATTCTAGGAATTGTAAACGATGATGACCATCAAATTGTGTTTTCTGATACTCCAGGAGTATTAGAACCTGCATATAAAATGCAAGAAAGCATGATGACTTTCGTAAAATCTGCCTTAACTGATGCAGATGTGATTTTATTTATGGTTGAAGTAAAAGAAAATAAGTTTAAGGATGAAAACATATTAAATAGCCTTAAAAAAACAGACACTCCTATCATTTTATTAATCAATAAAATTGATGAAGTTGACCAAGCATTTTTAGAAAGCAAAGTTGATTTTTGGAAAGCCGAAATACCTAAAGCCGAAATTTATCCGCTTTCGGCATTACACAATTTTAATATTGAAAACATTTTTGCACGTATAAAAGAACTTTTGCCTGAAGGAGAACCGTTTTATGATAAAGATGCTTTGACTGACAAACCCGAAAAGTTTTTTGTTTCCGAGATTATTCGAGAAAAAATACTACTCAACTATAAAAAAGAAGTGCCTTACTCTTGCGAAGTAATTATTGAAGAGTTTAAAGAAAAAGAAGATATAATACACATCAGAGCCAATATTATTGTTGCTCGAGATTCTCAAAAAGGAATATTAATTGGTCATCAAGGAAAAGAGTTAAAAAAAGTTGGGACGTTAGCTCGTAAAGACATTGAAACATTTTTTGCTAAAAAAGTTTTCTTAGAACTTTATGTAAAAGTGAATAAAGATTGGCGAAATGATGACAATATGCTTAAACGTTTTGGCTACAATCATTAA
- a CDS encoding acyl-CoA dehydrogenase family protein yields the protein MADDRFQAPDYFNLDELLTEEHKLIRDTVRAWIKKDVSPIIEDYAQRAEFPKQIIPGLAEVGGFGPYIPEEYGGPGLDQISYGLIMQELERCDSGVRSTSSVQSSLVMYPIWKYGNEEQRMKYLPKLATGEFMGCFGLTEPDHGSNPSGMVTNFKDMGDHYLLNGAKMWITNAPIADVAVVWAKNEEGRIHGLIVERGMEGFTTPETHDKWSLRASITGELVFDNVKVPKENLLPNKSGLGAPLGCLDSARYGIAWGAIGAAMDCYDSALRYTKERIQFGVPIASFQLTQKKLAEMITEITKAQLLTWRLGVLRNEGKATSAQISMAKRNNVDMALKVAREARQMHGGMGITGEYPIMRHMANLESVVTYEGTHDIHLLITGMDVTGISAFKNDGTQLEGL from the coding sequence ATGGCTGACGATAGATTTCAAGCTCCAGATTATTTCAATTTAGATGAGCTATTAACAGAAGAACATAAATTAATTAGAGATACAGTTCGTGCATGGATTAAAAAGGATGTTTCTCCAATTATTGAAGATTACGCACAGCGTGCAGAATTTCCAAAACAAATTATACCTGGATTAGCTGAGGTTGGTGGTTTTGGTCCATATATTCCAGAAGAATATGGTGGCCCAGGGTTAGACCAAATTTCGTATGGTTTAATTATGCAAGAATTAGAAAGATGTGATTCTGGTGTACGTTCAACATCTTCAGTTCAAAGTTCGTTAGTAATGTATCCTATATGGAAATATGGTAACGAAGAACAAAGAATGAAATACCTTCCTAAACTAGCTACTGGTGAATTTATGGGCTGTTTTGGATTAACAGAGCCAGATCATGGTTCAAATCCTAGTGGAATGGTAACCAACTTTAAAGATATGGGCGACCATTATTTATTAAATGGTGCTAAAATGTGGATTACTAATGCTCCAATTGCAGATGTTGCTGTTGTATGGGCAAAGAATGAAGAGGGTAGAATCCATGGATTAATTGTTGAAAGAGGAATGGAAGGATTTACAACTCCTGAAACTCATGACAAATGGTCATTAAGAGCAAGTATAACTGGGGAGTTAGTCTTTGATAATGTAAAAGTTCCTAAAGAAAATTTATTACCAAATAAAAGTGGATTAGGAGCGCCTCTTGGATGTTTAGATTCTGCTCGTTATGGTATTGCATGGGGAGCTATTGGTGCAGCAATGGATTGTTATGATTCTGCTTTACGCTATACTAAAGAGAGAATTCAGTTTGGAGTGCCTATCGCTTCATTCCAATTAACTCAAAAAAAGTTAGCAGAAATGATTACTGAAATTACTAAAGCTCAATTATTAACTTGGCGTCTAGGAGTGCTTAGAAACGAAGGTAAAGCAACGTCTGCTCAAATATCTATGGCAAAGCGAAACAACGTTGATATGGCTTTAAAAGTAGCAAGAGAAGCTCGTCAAATGCATGGTGGAATGGGTATTACCGGGGAATATCCGATTATGCGTCACATGGCAAATTTAGAATCAGTAGTTACTTATGAAGGTACTCATGATATTCACTTGTTAATTACAGGTATGGATGTTACAGGAATTAGTGCTTTTAAAAATGATGGAACTCAACTAGAAGGATTATAA
- a CDS encoding T9SS type A sorting domain-containing protein has protein sequence MKKLLLSSFLLASTLIFAQTKHTVIIENFSFTPANLLISQGDTVVFDNVQGFHSIDGSQSTYPLNPEGFSNANASAPWTFTHVFNTAGDYDYRCGVHTGSMFGTITVNTSTSVKETTSLSSNSYPNPTTGVIYLSKNKTYTQIEVLNNIGKVVLTKNFPQGNIDVTKLATGTYFMRLYTKEGSTTEKIIVQ, from the coding sequence ATGAAAAAACTATTATTATCTTCCTTCTTATTAGCTTCTACATTAATTTTTGCTCAAACAAAACATACTGTTATCATCGAAAACTTTAGTTTTACTCCAGCAAATCTATTAATTAGTCAAGGCGACACAGTTGTTTTTGATAATGTTCAAGGGTTTCACTCTATAGATGGATCACAATCAACGTACCCTTTAAATCCTGAAGGTTTTAGTAATGCTAATGCAAGTGCTCCTTGGACTTTTACACATGTTTTTAATACAGCTGGAGACTATGATTATCGTTGTGGTGTTCATACTGGATCAATGTTCGGAACTATAACCGTTAACACTTCTACTTCGGTAAAGGAGACCACTTCACTATCGTCTAATTCATATCCTAACCCAACAACTGGTGTTATTTATTTATCAAAAAATAAAACTTACACTCAGATTGAAGTTTTAAATAATATCGGTAAAGTTGTTTTAACAAAAAACTTTCCTCAAGGAAATATAGATGTCACAAAATTGGCAACAGGAACTTATTTTATGAGGTTATATACAAAGGAAGGCTCAACAACTGAAAAAATAATTGTACAATGA